Proteins co-encoded in one Symmachiella macrocystis genomic window:
- a CDS encoding ECF-type sigma factor: MMGDVTQFLSNMESGDTGAAEKLLPMMYDELRRLAVAKMLHESPDHTLQPTALVHDAYVRLVDVEKAQRWDSPGHFFAAVAEAMRRILVERARQKNAIRNGGEFQRHVLFDVELAANVDRMQVLSLDDALNRLEKENPRAAELVKLRFFAGLSADEAAGLLGVSPSTSRRIWVFARAWLRSDMEENSNPST; the protein is encoded by the coding sequence ATGATGGGCGACGTAACGCAGTTTCTTTCGAATATGGAAAGCGGCGATACGGGAGCGGCTGAGAAGTTACTGCCGATGATGTACGATGAATTGCGGCGATTAGCGGTAGCTAAGATGTTGCATGAATCGCCGGATCATACACTGCAGCCCACCGCCTTAGTACACGACGCTTATGTGCGACTCGTAGATGTTGAGAAAGCACAACGATGGGATAGCCCTGGGCATTTTTTCGCTGCTGTCGCTGAGGCCATGCGGCGAATTCTTGTTGAACGCGCGCGGCAAAAAAATGCTATTCGGAATGGTGGTGAATTCCAACGTCATGTGTTGTTTGACGTGGAATTAGCGGCCAACGTCGACCGAATGCAAGTGCTCAGTTTGGACGATGCCCTGAACCGTCTCGAAAAAGAGAACCCCAGGGCGGCCGAACTCGTAAAACTACGGTTTTTTGCCGGTTTGTCGGCTGATGAAGCGGCAGGGCTACTGGGGGTTTCACCTAGCACGTCCAGGCGGATTTGGGTCTTCGCGCGGGCGTGGCTCCGCAGTGACATGGAAGAGAACTCCAATCCCTCCACATGA
- a CDS encoding cyclic nucleotide-binding domain-containing protein gives MMAAQNQTALQLIRQTGFLDDLSDEELAKIADISEIQQQDAGTVLFQEGTVCVSLFIVVTGSVALDMHVPRRGQIRILTVGAGEILGWSALWGSQRMTAMGTILDAATLVTIPGQRLQELCDADREIGYRVMQRMAVALSRRLLAARLQLLDLFSETQPA, from the coding sequence ATGATGGCCGCTCAGAATCAAACCGCTCTCCAACTGATTCGTCAGACTGGCTTTTTGGATGATCTGTCGGACGAGGAACTTGCGAAAATCGCGGATATCTCAGAGATCCAACAGCAAGACGCCGGGACCGTTCTTTTTCAGGAAGGGACTGTGTGCGTGAGCCTGTTCATCGTTGTCACGGGCAGCGTGGCGCTGGATATGCATGTCCCGCGCCGCGGTCAGATCAGAATCCTTACAGTCGGGGCCGGTGAGATTCTTGGTTGGTCGGCACTCTGGGGCAGTCAACGCATGACGGCGATGGGGACGATCCTCGATGCTGCCACACTGGTTACAATTCCCGGACAGCGTCTGCAGGAACTATGTGACGCCGATCGAGAGATCGGATATAGAGTAATGCAGCGGATGGCCGTTGCTTTATCCCGGCGGTTGCTGGCAGCACGACTGCAATTACTTGATCTGTTTTCCGAGACACAGCCAGCCTAA
- a CDS encoding 4Fe-4S dicluster domain-containing protein, with protein sequence MEKVTELPEFLPASELQSLLDVLMNAGYQTVGPTVDQGAIVYDEIDSVDKLPRGWTDRQEAGKYRLEQRDDDAYFGYVVGPHSWKQFLFPPLATVATAERHDTGWHMRTPDDDPPRYAFLGVRACEIAAMRVQDRVFTGGSYIDPIYKKRRDAAFIVAVNCTQAASTCFCTSMNTGPRCESGFDLALTEIADGFIMEVGSDAGGEILKKLPTISSTRERLHQAESARQQALEQITKTLDTEGLRDLLLDNLDHPQWDDLATRCLSCTNCTMVCPTCFCSTVTEVSDLTRDHVERRREWDSCFNIDFSYMNGGVVRNGVRSRYRQWLTHKLASWEDQFGSSGCVGCGRCITWCPVEIDLTQEVAVIRRSTINANPPNTNSGAAQ encoded by the coding sequence ATGGAGAAGGTTACAGAGCTCCCGGAATTCTTGCCGGCCAGCGAGTTGCAGTCGCTGTTGGATGTATTGATGAACGCTGGGTATCAAACCGTTGGTCCGACGGTCGACCAAGGTGCAATTGTTTACGACGAAATTGATTCGGTGGATAAATTGCCCCGCGGCTGGACCGACCGTCAGGAAGCGGGGAAGTACCGCCTAGAACAGCGTGATGACGATGCCTATTTTGGGTACGTTGTCGGACCGCATTCTTGGAAGCAGTTTCTCTTCCCGCCCTTGGCAACGGTCGCTACAGCGGAGCGTCATGATACCGGTTGGCACATGCGCACGCCCGATGACGATCCGCCACGCTATGCGTTTCTCGGCGTGCGTGCCTGTGAGATCGCCGCGATGCGGGTTCAGGACCGTGTTTTCACGGGCGGATCTTATATCGATCCCATTTACAAGAAACGACGGGACGCAGCCTTCATCGTCGCCGTGAATTGTACGCAGGCGGCCTCTACTTGTTTCTGCACGTCGATGAATACAGGACCGCGATGTGAAAGTGGTTTTGATTTGGCGCTGACCGAAATTGCCGACGGATTCATCATGGAGGTCGGCTCGGATGCCGGTGGTGAAATCCTGAAAAAACTTCCGACAATATCCTCCACAAGGGAACGACTCCATCAAGCTGAATCCGCACGGCAGCAGGCCCTTGAGCAGATTACAAAAACGCTCGACACAGAGGGGCTTCGCGATCTGCTGCTGGATAATCTCGATCATCCTCAATGGGACGATCTCGCCACACGCTGCCTGTCCTGCACCAACTGCACCATGGTCTGCCCGACGTGCTTTTGCTCCACGGTGACCGAGGTGAGTGACCTGACCAGGGACCATGTCGAACGACGGCGTGAATGGGATTCGTGTTTCAACATCGACTTTAGTTACATGAACGGTGGCGTGGTTCGTAACGGCGTTCGAAGCCGTTACCGGCAATGGCTGACGCACAAGCTGGCATCGTGGGAGGACCAATTTGGCTCATCCGGTTGTGTCGGTTGTGGTCGCTGTATCACGTGGTGTCCCGTGGAGATTGACCTGACCCAAGAAGTGGCCGTGATTCGACGATCGACAATTAACGCAAATCCACCAAACACAAACTCGGGGGCGGCACAATGA
- a CDS encoding FAD/NAD(P)-binding protein yields MTGSAACKPTDPWLAYSVTVDQVTPETPGVATYDLIFTDNEVAARYTFLPGQFNMLYLPGVGEIAISISGDPTNGDRLPHTIRVAGNVTRTLAGLAEGASLGLRGPFGSSWPLAGNVGKDVILIAGGIGLAPLRPVIYELLSNRHLYGQLTLLYGSRTPEGLLYPGEYDNWRTRGLDVQTTVDRTTDGWSGNVGVVTTLLERMALPRSAETVLFTCGPEVMMWYTVQSARECGIPDENLYVSLERNMNCAVGLCGHCQFGPEFLCKDGPIFGYDRVASILKVDDL; encoded by the coding sequence ATGACGGGCTCCGCTGCCTGCAAACCTACGGACCCTTGGCTGGCCTATTCGGTGACCGTGGATCAAGTGACGCCGGAAACCCCCGGTGTTGCGACCTACGATCTGATTTTCACCGACAACGAAGTGGCCGCTCGGTATACGTTTTTGCCCGGCCAGTTCAATATGTTGTATTTGCCTGGAGTCGGTGAGATTGCCATCTCGATTAGTGGTGATCCGACAAACGGCGATCGGCTGCCACACACAATTCGCGTAGCGGGCAACGTGACACGTACGTTGGCAGGCTTAGCCGAGGGTGCTTCACTTGGACTGCGCGGTCCCTTCGGCTCAAGTTGGCCATTAGCAGGTAACGTAGGAAAAGACGTGATTCTCATCGCCGGAGGAATCGGACTCGCTCCTTTGCGGCCCGTGATTTACGAGTTGCTCTCGAATCGTCACCTTTATGGTCAACTAACCCTATTGTACGGTTCAAGGACACCCGAGGGACTGCTGTATCCTGGCGAATACGACAATTGGCGAACCCGCGGACTCGACGTCCAAACAACTGTCGATCGTACGACAGATGGTTGGAGCGGAAATGTTGGCGTCGTCACGACGCTGTTGGAGCGGATGGCACTGCCCCGTTCCGCGGAGACAGTGCTCTTCACCTGCGGGCCAGAAGTGATGATGTGGTACACAGTCCAATCGGCGCGCGAGTGTGGAATCCCCGATGAAAATCTCTACGTGTCGTTGGAACGAAACATGAACTGCGCGGTTGGATTGTGTGGCCATTGCCAATTTGGTCCTGAATTTCTTTGTAAGGACGGGCCAATCTTCGGTTACGACCGAGTAGCTTCCATTCTGAAAGTGGACGATCTGTGA
- a CDS encoding NADH-quinone oxidoreductase subunit B family protein yields MHRKPRLAVFKFASCDGCQLSLLDCEDELLAVAGAVDIVHFLEATSRIEPGPYDIALVEGSITTPHDAERIQEVRRQSRFLMTIGACATAGGIQALKNWADHEDFLRCVYARPEFISTLETSTAIADHVAVDFELRGCPINRHQLIEVLMSLISGHKPRTATHSVCLDCKRRGTVCVEVAQGIPCIGPVTQAGCGAICPAYDRGCYGCFGPAAQPNCDSLTSQYLGTGSTRETLVPLLHNFNADAPAFRDAGNRLQQSDTPSSTGGRS; encoded by the coding sequence ATTCATCGCAAACCACGGTTGGCGGTCTTTAAGTTTGCCTCATGTGACGGCTGCCAACTGTCGTTATTGGACTGCGAGGACGAACTATTGGCCGTGGCGGGCGCGGTGGACATCGTCCACTTTCTGGAAGCGACCAGTCGGATTGAACCAGGACCATATGACATTGCCCTGGTAGAGGGGTCGATCACGACTCCGCATGACGCAGAACGAATCCAGGAAGTCCGCCGCCAATCGCGGTTTTTGATGACAATTGGCGCGTGCGCGACCGCCGGAGGCATTCAAGCCCTCAAGAACTGGGCTGATCACGAAGACTTTTTGCGTTGCGTCTATGCAAGACCCGAATTCATTTCAACTCTGGAAACGTCAACCGCGATTGCCGATCACGTCGCGGTTGATTTTGAACTGCGGGGCTGTCCGATTAACCGGCATCAGTTGATCGAAGTGCTGATGTCCCTAATTTCCGGACACAAGCCGCGGACTGCGACACATAGTGTCTGTCTGGATTGCAAACGTCGCGGCACGGTTTGTGTCGAAGTCGCGCAAGGTATTCCTTGTATAGGTCCAGTGACGCAAGCTGGTTGCGGAGCAATCTGCCCAGCCTACGATCGCGGATGTTACGGTTGCTTCGGCCCGGCCGCTCAGCCAAATTGCGACAGCCTGACGTCGCAGTACCTCGGCACCGGTTCGACGCGAGAAACCCTGGTCCCCTTGCTACATAACTTCAATGCCGATGCCCCTGCGTTTCGCGATGCTGGCAATCGCTTACAGCAGTCCGACACCCCCTCCTCGACAGGAGGCCGGTCATGA
- a CDS encoding Ni/Fe hydrogenase subunit alpha → MTESRSIRIEALTRVEGEGGLHIKLDGGMIEDVQLAIYEPPRFFEAFLRDRSLEEVPDITARICGICPVAYQMSAVHALEAALHVTITPEIRRMRRLLYCGEWIESHALHMHLLHAPDFFGVNSGIELAERFPNEVNRGLRLKKHGNELLEVLGGRAIHPINVAVGGFYRAPKRDELLRLIPDFEWGLQAAVATTRWVATLDFPDFERNYDMVALSHPNEYPMNEGQVASTSGLLIDVADYEGEFAEEHAAHSTALQSVRKSVNSCYHVGPLARVNLNFDRLSPLARRVADEIGFAPPCLNPFRAIIARGLEVIHAYEETLEILREYRPFKPPRVEYEYSAGEGCSATEAPRGLIYHRYAVNDDGKITFAKIVPPTSQNQRQIEDDLRDWLPDVMGDDDGQTALDCERLIRSYDPCISCSTHFLNLTVERTKS, encoded by the coding sequence ATGACCGAATCACGCAGCATCAGAATCGAAGCCCTGACGCGCGTTGAAGGCGAAGGGGGACTGCACATCAAATTAGATGGCGGCATGATTGAAGATGTGCAGTTGGCCATCTATGAACCTCCACGGTTCTTTGAGGCATTTCTCCGCGACCGCTCTTTGGAAGAAGTCCCCGACATTACCGCTCGCATTTGCGGCATCTGTCCAGTCGCCTACCAAATGAGTGCTGTGCACGCTTTGGAGGCAGCGCTACACGTCACGATCACACCTGAAATCCGCCGCATGCGTCGGCTGTTGTATTGTGGTGAATGGATCGAAAGTCACGCCTTACACATGCATCTGTTGCACGCTCCTGATTTTTTTGGAGTCAACAGCGGCATCGAATTGGCCGAACGGTTTCCCAACGAAGTCAATCGTGGTTTGCGACTTAAGAAGCACGGCAATGAACTATTGGAAGTTCTCGGGGGCCGCGCAATTCATCCAATCAACGTCGCCGTCGGCGGATTTTACCGTGCCCCCAAGCGCGACGAATTGCTGCGTTTGATTCCCGATTTCGAATGGGGCCTGCAAGCCGCAGTCGCAACCACCCGCTGGGTGGCGACGCTCGATTTCCCGGATTTTGAACGCAACTATGATATGGTCGCGCTCAGTCATCCCAATGAATATCCGATGAACGAGGGACAAGTCGCTTCCACTTCAGGCTTGTTGATCGACGTGGCTGATTACGAAGGTGAATTCGCCGAAGAGCATGCCGCCCACAGCACCGCATTGCAATCCGTACGAAAGTCAGTGAACAGCTGCTATCATGTGGGACCGCTGGCCCGTGTCAATCTGAACTTCGACCGTCTGTCGCCGCTGGCCCGGCGCGTTGCGGATGAGATTGGTTTCGCGCCGCCATGCCTCAACCCGTTCCGTGCAATCATTGCCCGCGGCTTGGAAGTCATCCATGCCTATGAGGAAACACTGGAAATTCTTCGTGAATACCGTCCGTTCAAACCGCCGCGCGTCGAATACGAATATTCCGCTGGCGAAGGCTGTTCCGCAACGGAAGCCCCCCGCGGCCTGATCTATCACCGCTATGCAGTCAATGACGACGGAAAGATTACGTTCGCTAAAATCGTCCCTCCTACCTCGCAGAACCAAAGGCAAATCGAAGACGACCTTCGTGATTGGCTACCCGACGTGATGGGCGATGACGACGGACAGACTGCTCTCGACTGCGAACGTCTAATCCGGAGTTACGACCCCTGCATTAGTTGTTCAACGCACTTTCTAAACTTGACCG